ATTCACGGGGAGAAAAGAGGTGTAGATATTCAAAAAGGAGGTAAGGCTATCGCTGAGCACAGGTAAAATGCGCCGCGTATCCCCTTGCACAGACATACGCGGCACCCATCAGTAAGACGCGATGCGCCTCGGCTGGCAACTATACCCGATCTGCCCCTCAGACGCATCTCGCCTGACCTCTACTAGATGAGATTAATAGGAGATGCAACCATGTCTAACCGTAGGAAACTGCTCTTTGTCCTGACCATCACGGTCATGGCGCTCGGCGTGATGGCGAACGCAGCGATCTTCCACGCGCCGTCGGCTGAAGCTCAGGACGCGACCTCAATCCGCGTCACCACCTGGGAAAGCGGCGACGCTCTGGAGCCGTGGGACCAGGCGATCGCCTCGTTTGAAGAAGCCTATCCCGACATCGACGTGACGCTGGAGCCGGTCCCGCAGGAATATGGCACCAAGCTGCTGGCCGACATCGCGGCGGGCACCGCCCCGGATGTCTATCAGGTGGGCGATGGTGACGTGGCCCGGTTCGTCGGCGAAGGCATCGTCGAGCCGCTCGATCCGTTCATCAATGGCGAAGACGGCCTGGATATGAGCGTCTTCCTGCCCGGTCTGGCGTCCTTTGGCCAGATCAACGGCGAAACCTACCTGCTGACCAAAGACTACAGCTCGCTCGTGCTGTACTACAACAAGGATATGTTCGACGCCGCCGGTGTTGAGTATCCCACCGCCGACTGGACCTGGGACGACCTGCTGACCGCCGCCCAGGCGCTGACCGGCGACGATCAGTGGGGCATCCAGCTCCCCGACGGTTGGGGCGACTGGCTCTGGACGCGCGGTATCTTCCCGCTCATGGTCCAGAACGGCACCACGATCATCAGTGAAGACGGCCTGACGGTGGACGGCTACATGAACAGCGAAGCAACCGTGAACACGCTGCAGTGGTACGTTGACCTGTTCCTGAAGGAAAAGGTCGCTCCGACGAATGAAGACGTGGCCGCCTTCGCGGGTGTGGACCTGTTCACGAGCGGCCAGGTGGCGATGCTGTGGACCGGGCATTGGCCCATGAAGGACTACCAGGCCATCGACGGCTTCAACTTCGGCACGATGGGTCTGCCGGCGGGTCCGGTGAGCAAGGGTAACACGCTGTGCTGGTCCGGCTTTGCGATGAACTCCGCCGGCGAGAACAAGGACGCCGCGTGGACGTTTATGAAGTACATCGCGGCGGGTGACGGCGCTGAGGCGTTCTCGAACTACGCGCTGACGGCGGTTCAGTCCATCGCCGAGGCGCAGGGCCTGACGGAAGACGAGTACGAAGGCCCGATCGTGGCGGACCTGGAAAACGTCCAGCCGATCCCGGATTCGTACAGCCCATACTTCGCGGAATGCGTCGATACGCCGTTCAAGGCGCACCTGGAAGAGGTGTTCCTGAGCGACGTTTCGGTTCAGGACGCGATGGACGCGGCGGTGGCGGAAGCGCAGGCCTGCCTGGACGAAAAGAACAGCTAGAGCCTCGTCAAAGAGTTCTGAACATGAGGCGGGTCGCAAGGCCCGCCTCACTGTTAGTTTTTGTGAGGGGCAAGACATGTCGGCAGCAACCCAGGCTGTTACGAAAAAACCGTTTTGGTCGTCATCCCGCCGGGATGCGCTCACCTTTTACATGGTCACCTCGCCGTGGGTCATTGGCCTCGTCCTGTTTACGGTCGTGCCCATCGCCTACTCGGTCTACATCAGCTTCACCGACTGGAATATGCTGTCGTCGCCGAACTGGGTTGGCCTGAAGAATTTTAAGGATATGGTAGACGACCCCGATGTGGCGCACTCGCTGTGGGTCACGACCAAGTACAGTCTGGTGAGCGTCCCGCTGCGGCTGTCCATCGCGCTGTTTTTCGCCCTTCTGCTCAACGAAGCGACCAAGTTCGTCGGCGTGTTCCGCACGATCTTCTACCTGCCAGGGGTGGTCGCCAGCGTGGCGGCGGCGGTGCTGTGGCAGTGGATTCTCAACCCGCGCTTCGGGCCGTTCAACGCGTTTTTGGGCCTGTTTGGCATCCACGGCCCCAACTGGTTCACCGATCCCGATTGGGCGTTGTGGGGCCTGGTGCTGATGAGTGTGTGGTCCGTGGGCGGCGAGATGTTGATCTTCCTGGCCGGGCTGAAGGGCATCCCGCGCATGATGTACGAGGCGGCGGAAATCGACGGCGCGGGGCGCTGGCAGCGCTTCCTGAAGATCACGCTGCCGCTGCTCAGCCCGACGATCTTCTTCAACCTGATCATGACCGTGATCGGCTCGTTCCAGACCTTCGACAGCGCGTTCGTAATCTCGACGGCGCGCGCAGGCGCGATTGGCTCGCCGCTCAAATCGACGCTGTTCTACATGATGTACCTCTATGAGAACGCGTTCAAGTTCCTGAACATGGGCTATGCCTCGGCGATGGCCTGGATTCTGTTTGTGGTCATCGTGGTGGTGACCTACCTGATCAATCGCAGCTCCCGGAAATGGGTCTTTTACGGTGACTGAGAGGAGAACCCTATGAGCGTCAAAACGACTACGGTTGCTCCGGTTATGGCGGTC
This sequence is a window from Aggregatilinea lenta. Protein-coding genes within it:
- a CDS encoding ABC transporter substrate-binding protein — translated: MSNRRKLLFVLTITVMALGVMANAAIFHAPSAEAQDATSIRVTTWESGDALEPWDQAIASFEEAYPDIDVTLEPVPQEYGTKLLADIAAGTAPDVYQVGDGDVARFVGEGIVEPLDPFINGEDGLDMSVFLPGLASFGQINGETYLLTKDYSSLVLYYNKDMFDAAGVEYPTADWTWDDLLTAAQALTGDDQWGIQLPDGWGDWLWTRGIFPLMVQNGTTIISEDGLTVDGYMNSEATVNTLQWYVDLFLKEKVAPTNEDVAAFAGVDLFTSGQVAMLWTGHWPMKDYQAIDGFNFGTMGLPAGPVSKGNTLCWSGFAMNSAGENKDAAWTFMKYIAAGDGAEAFSNYALTAVQSIAEAQGLTEDEYEGPIVADLENVQPIPDSYSPYFAECVDTPFKAHLEEVFLSDVSVQDAMDAAVAEAQACLDEKNS
- a CDS encoding carbohydrate ABC transporter permease, which encodes MSAATQAVTKKPFWSSSRRDALTFYMVTSPWVIGLVLFTVVPIAYSVYISFTDWNMLSSPNWVGLKNFKDMVDDPDVAHSLWVTTKYSLVSVPLRLSIALFFALLLNEATKFVGVFRTIFYLPGVVASVAAAVLWQWILNPRFGPFNAFLGLFGIHGPNWFTDPDWALWGLVLMSVWSVGGEMLIFLAGLKGIPRMMYEAAEIDGAGRWQRFLKITLPLLSPTIFFNLIMTVIGSFQTFDSAFVISTARAGAIGSPLKSTLFYMMYLYENAFKFLNMGYASAMAWILFVVIVVVTYLINRSSRKWVFYGD